The genome window AGCCGTACACCAAAAGGTCGGTGAACAGAAACCATAGAAGTTCTACAGTGTAGGGTTTATTGTGTGGACGGAAAAATTGTAGAAGTTAATCGAAAAAAATGTTGTATGCGGtctcaaaatgttaattttcaataaccatAAATGTATTCACAATTTTGGCCTACAATGTCTCCAAATTTCTTACACAAactgaaataaaggaaatatgaatcatttaatatacaagttgttaaaaagttttattaaaagaattatacatacattatataaatcattccaaatcatctgatgtataaaataattagttttaataatagtgtatacgcaatgaaaaaaaaaaaaaaaaaactagctacAAACTGCAAAGACCCTATACTAAATAGAGATAATTTATACTACTCTGTCAAACTTATTTaacttttgtgtaaaagtttttagataaaaattacatgtgaTTTCTTCTCACCATTATGAATatagagatgtctttttaaactacTACTGtgtctaaatgttttcttacaaaaattacaagtgaatttcttctcaccagtatgaatatagagatgtgtttttaaactactactgtgtctaaatgttttcttacaaaaattacaagtgaatttcttctcaccagtatgaatatagagatgtctttttaaattaccgttttgtctaaatgatttcttacaaaaattacaagtgaatctcttctcaccagtatgaatagagagatgcatttttaaattatgctttcgcctaaatgatttcttacaaaaattacaagtgaatctattctcaccagtatgaatatagagatgtctttttaaattactgttttgtctaaatgatttcttacaaaaattacaagtgaatttcttctcaccagtatgaatatagagatgtgtttttaaactaccaCTGTgtgtaaatgttttcttacaaaaattacaagtgaatttcttctcaccagtatgaatatagagatgtgtttttaaactaccgTTTtgtctaaatgatttcttacaaaaattacaagtgaatttcttctcaccagtatgaatatagagatgtctttttaaattaccgttttgtctaaatgatttcttacaaaaattacaagtgaatctcttctcaccagtatgaatagagagatgcatttttaaattatgcttttgcctaaatgatttcttacaaaaattacaagtgaatctattctcaccagtatgaatatagagatgtctttttaaattactgttttgtctaaatgatttcttacaaaaattacaagtgaatttcttctcaccagtatgaatatagagatgtgtttttaaactaccaCTGtgtctaaatgttttcttacaaaaattacaagtgaatttcttct of Lycorma delicatula isolate Av1 chromosome 9, ASM4794821v1, whole genome shotgun sequence contains these proteins:
- the LOC142330018 gene encoding uncharacterized protein LOC142330018 isoform X1: MTDDKPTTSRQDLIEEVIDDVEERITESSLQRSKCVVCNKLKYKCICGYVIDEEYDDFNTFSFKETCLQITEKPVKKRNIISSHLPIHTRVHTGEKKFTCNFCKKTFRHSGSLKTHLYIHTGEKKFTCNFCKKSFRQNSNLKRHLYIHTGENRFTCNFCKKSFRQKHNLKMHLSIHTGEKRFTCNFCKKSFRQNGNLKRHLYIHTGEKKFTCNFCKKSFRQNGSLKTHLYIHTGEKKFTCNFCKKTFTHSGSLKTHLYIHTGEKKFTCNFCKKSFRQNSNLKRHLYIHTGENRFTCNFCKKSFRRKHNLKMHLSIHTGEKRFTCNFCKKSFRQNGNLKRHLYIHTGEKKFTCNFCKKTFRHSSSLKTHLYIHTGEKKFTCNFCKKTFRHSSSLKRHLYIHNGEKKSHVIFI